The Montipora foliosa isolate CH-2021 chromosome 6, ASM3666993v2, whole genome shotgun sequence genome includes the window aaaatgtcgtcgtgtcaaaacacaacaacacggtagcagttttggcattttttgatcacgaaaaaggctcagttaccagcaataagaataactgaataacgtatactgctaacaaagagtaagattaatcgtactgGTGTTAAATTtcctaagtattttcgctaaaaacgggcgggcaaaactcgtactcgttttTGTCCTCGTCTTAGAATCTTAAGTTCCCAAATGAAATTGAGGAAGAAACCTATCTCTTACTAGATTGCAAGAGATATCCCTCGATAAGCCTGTTCTTTTCCAAAATTGAACTAAAATTGATGATATGCGAAAATTATCTCACAAAATTTGATATCATAACTAATGAATTCTAATGATTACTATATAACTCTTCAATTAATAGTGTTCACCTCATCGTGCTTTGAAATGAGAGAAAAACTGATTTGGCCCTTTTTGGAATATTGGATAATTAATGAATGTTATGATATTTTCATCTTACTTTGTCAATGTTGTACCCTGATAACTAAATTACTGTAATTATCATGCTTTGGACGTTTTTGCGATGCTGTATTGTTATAGTCATGCAAATaaagctgttgttgttgttgttgttgttgttgttgtcgttgttgttgaaTACTAACGACGCTATTGCCTATATCCAATCTTACTGTGTCAAAAGCATGGACCAGTCGCATTCCACAACCAGACTTAGTTAGATAGTGTCTCATTTTTCCCAACGTATATGTCAGTCTGATATCCATGATTAAATAGTGGATGCCAAGTCCTCTATTATATTTGTTTCCATCGGCGGCGTCACTAAAGTATGCCTCAATTTGTAGCATTTAGCGCCATCCGAAAGTTATGCATCAGTTCGCTTCCAAATTTCTGCATAGTTTTATCCACTTGAAAGCCGGTAGGGCATGTTAACTGGGTCAATGCTCGCGAATCATGACATTTCCTGTAATGAAAAACGCGCGCAATATCCCAGTCTACTTTATCAGAATCATAATAATCATCCAGTGATTTGCTAATGTGATGGATTCCTTGTTCAAAAATCTTTTGCGGGTCTACCACACATTTAGTCCAACGAGGATTCGCTTGGTTTGTTCGATAAAATATGCGCTGTGTTATCAATGGAGAGATCTTGGTTGATTCTTGATTCGTCGATGGGTCAAAGACCACGCTTTCGAAGCAATGCCCACAATGTTGATCTTTGTGGATTTCCTGCAGCAGTGAGTTCATGTTATCATGTCGCAAAGGAACAATAAACTCATCCAAGTCATGAAAAGCCACAAAGCGCAGGTCTCTCATTGAACGATACAAGCAATCCATGATAGACAAAACTTGGCCATGGTAGTGCAAGTCATTATTGCCAATATACTCCGGTAAATTCCACTCGAGAACGCTAACTAACCCCTTGTTTTCGTAATGCCTCAAGACGTTACGCACCGTCTCCGTCATTGCGAGAtcataaaatgtaaaatgcgATGCTCCTAAAATCGTTGTAAGCTCAATTAACTCTATAATTTTGACCACTGATACGTTACCATGCACGGGAGGTATGCAAATCCCGTATTTCGTCCCGTTCGTGTCCTCAATGCGGTCAGTAGGACCCACTGGAAAAGCTAAGGTGTTTCTTACATTTTTTCCAGGGGTGGATAATGTGATTGAGACATTTACGGAACATGGTATTCTTTCCAGCTCTCTTGGAACGATACATGAAGCTATAAAGCCCCCATATTTCTTGTAATGGTTTTGTTTGTGTTCGTAGAAGACGGTTCCGCTTTTAAAAATCGTTTGTCTTGAGGCGCTTTCGAACGTACATGTAAGTAAGGGAAGAGACTTTCTCCTTGACAACAACAGCAATATTCGGATAAAAGGTTGTGCTTTCCGATGATCAAACCAAACcgaaaacaccaaaacaccctTGCTAAGCTCGCGAAATCTTGACTTTTCATGGCGATTAACGCATGGCGGTAGCCGctgtttttctttgtctgtttCTCGGTTTTTCGGCGAAGCAACCGTAACGCTATCATCTTTATCATAATGATTTGAGGACTCTTGTCTATCATCATTTCTTTCTTGCAATTGTGTGTTACTAacatgttgttcaacagttgaACTAATCACTGGAAACGTTTCCACAGGACGGAAGCTTGCGCGAACAACAACTTCGCTCTTCTGAGACTGAATAACTTGAATGGTATAAAGATCAAAGCGCCAGGCCAAAATGAACACAGCTAACACCAGAATGAAGAGGAATGTAATCACGTTGCGCGTGAGAGGGAAACTGTGGCAATTGCGTAACAATCTACACATCGTGGTGCTTCAAAGTCTGCTTTGATCTAATCCTCTTTGCATTTTCATTTGTGCTTTTTATGGCCAATTATGCCTATATTGCGCGCATGTCGCTcatgttccaaaaaaaaaaaacattgttatgcaaattcaATTCCATAACTAACACCGCAcagcaaaatttattttatcaaacgagttgataaaggtcaaaaagccaccgtgaaagatttggaaatctttcacggtggctatgtgacctttatcaactcgtttgataaaataaatttctgttaggcagtgtggccgagtggttagagcgcttgccttaagatccggagatcacgggttcaagacccgctctgaccactcgttgaatttgatcatggtagtccctggttcaacttcccagctgcacttgtaaatagccaactggtttgcctccagccagttgggattcttaacagtggttgttgttctgttctgtcgtttcgttgtgtttcattggccctgaaaagcccctatggggagcggtcaattaagtatgtattgtattgtaagtatatattgtttcaatctcccaccgacgcagcaccacagtttctttagaaactaaaatttttgtttaccGCATAGCAAAGCCAGGGCTCTTTCCCTTGGTTTTGTCTTCGACCTGATTTCAATGGCTTTCTCAAATCCGCTTGAGAAGGTTGAGTGCTTAACTTTCGACACGCCTGTCGTTCTTTTCTCAACAGCCCATTTCACTATACTGGGGATGTCGCTCATGATACAGAGTTATAAGTATCAGCTTTTCGTGTTGTGAAATATTTGGGTCTTTTCGAGCGCTTGATCGAACTGTATAAATCAGCTGATTTCTAACGGTACTGATAATGACGACGCAGCGATTTTGTGCGAATCTACGAATCTCACTTGGATTACAAATGACACCCAGCAATACAAAGGTCTGCTCATTACTGCCTCCCTTTGTTGTCGAAAGTGTGACGCTAGTGCCTCAGTTCGTTCTGGGTGCCCGTTGTAACAGCGTTACGAAGGATGGCCTCAGTGTGGTCCACGGGTGAGGGAGTTGACCGCATTGAGTCAGAATATGAGTggaatttctccgtttttttctttatttattacttttacttttttctggGTCGGAAAAATGGAAAGTTGTGCAataggtctttcctgtcactcccctgctaagtattgtctttgagCGTAGattcttctgcgcgtatttttggtaggtttcatggggtagtagaaatgtgtagattttatccggtagACACAGtacaatatttaattaacctacaGTGGAGTGGAAGTCATTgtacgcgaatggcgttttagatAAAATACACCCTTATGGAgctaaagaatggaacgtcaattagATAAataagacaggcggtgaaaaatcaATATCTGTAGAGCTGTATCCCCTTGGGAGACGAGTAGGACTAATTTGAAGTGAGCTGTATtccaatattttactaactgtgaTGTTATATACAAAACTGAAAGCAAATTATCTGCTAACTttttctggttggatatggAGAAAGACGGAATCGAACTCCTCGGGTGGATCTGGGGTCTCTGTTGTCtgtctatttatatttatttgtactcaactgtgcacagtcttcaggtaaaaaaacaattggaaatttgactaattgttgttagtcaagaattatttgaaagaaagcttgctgtccattttttgcttcattaatcaaggaaagggtttttcagtaaagggtttgatcctgaacactGGTCagtggtgggaaatttatttaattgcagcgTATCGGGTTTTTCACACGGAGTGTCACGGCTtctttgcacgcacgcaataacATGGGAAGTTTTTCCTTCCTTCTAAttgcaaatatgttgtttgtttcaataaaaagtTTGCtctaaaaggtttttgtgagatttttgtCTTCGTTGATTGTTTTCGAAATGATTCGgacttaactaatttgcatatgtgggtTAATATTTGAAATACGAGTTGACAAgaatttttagccattttgtatttcgtgttctttcttgcaaatgattaataggtagccataGTTTTTGCACgtcagaaaatatttgtttattcattctagtgtaaaatgaactttatttgggaagccaacaatactTCTTTCAGCTTTATATCTACTGCGCATTTGAGGGAAAACCTTATACTAAACGACGAaagtatcacgtttttcccgccaaattgACGCTgttttgcgcgcgctcactgttgttctatgagaaaatctcgtgcTTGTaatcgttctcgtcctagaatctaaagctctctaattctCATGAACAGTGCACCAAACATTATAGAGTACGTGCCTATTATCGCATTACAGATCAAAAACCAAATCGTGTACACCAACTTCAAAATAACGAAATTAACGCAAAAGCCGACTGTAAAGAGATGAAAAACTAAGCTCACTTGCATTTGAAATCAGAGTTGGAGGCTACTCCATCTTCTCTAATTTACTTCACATAGGGCAGTAACCAACACGAAACCTTCGGCTATTTTGGTCACTGTGCACATATCAACAACATTTGAATATCTTAGTTAGTCTTCTTTGTCAATGAATTCATATATTTCTCTTCTTTGTAACTTGTCTTGACTGTATTTCTTTGACATGTGCGTACATATTAAACTCAACTTGACTCAATGGTGGACTTGACGTAGGCAACATTACTTGGGTCTGGAGCACCGTGTACAACGATATTCCTGGCGAATTTTTCACCTTTACGAAAGTGAAGCGATTTTCCCCTCCCTTGAATGAATAGCGAAACAGAAATtcccacttatgtccaggtttgaccctaattagatgcacgcccaattttgacatctaacacaaagtgtccctttaagtctaagcatttgctatctATTTTCAGCAATattaaggtaagggtaaaggttagcgttatttttagctttgggtaaatgcagcagttaatcttcacttaaagatcagcatttgggggacactttgtgatataaattgtctgtattcggagacacaagtgatgttgaagttggctaggAGAGCAAGGGGatacttcgtgacgcttattgaaatccgcgtgcatctaattagggtcaaacctgggcATATCTGAAAATCCATGAACAAGAGATGGTACAAATTCAATCAAGGAAAGGGATAGTACATCAGCAACACAGCACAATCTGGTTGAAGGTAATCAAGCAAGAAAGAAAGTGACCTCGTTATACGGGCTGCCGAATCTGAAGACTGAAATGTGCGCTTTGATGAGTGCTTTAACTCTAAATCATTGTGGAAATGGGTTGTTGAAGTAACTGGTAAAACCAAGAGCAGTAAAATTGGTGCCGGCACTGAAGGATTAAAACGAACAGTATACATATGGGTGAGTCATCTTGAGGGATTCAACCAAAGATATTCTTAAATTGAgtgaatttttaaatttttatacaccttattccaaaatggctaccattttagtattattttgtttgcttgcaaattagcccttgtttcGTCGTTTAAGgttaaatgttcttttgaattCTAAGTTTAAGAACGAGGTAAAAAGGCCTAATACTAAAATTATGGGCATtatggaataaggtgtattaggTTCTGAACTTTTTGGCCGCTTGGTAAAGATTATGAATGAGCATTGTTTTACTTTATTCAAGGTGCAATTTCAAAACTATCGAATAAATCCAGCTAAAAAGTGCAAATCAGATAAAGTCCATCTTGAAAAGGAAGTCAGTATCTCTCTGATGATTATCGTGACATGAAAGCACATAGATAATTTGTATTTTATAAGGAAAACGAAAGTGTCCTGCTCCACACACGCCACGACGGAAAGCTACTGAACCTAACTCGTCTCCGCGCTAAGACCAGAGTGAAGACAGTGCTGTTTTCTTTGCCGACGGCGCTGCCTTTGTCAGTCACACAGATAGCAGACTACAAGCCATCATAGACCGCTTCGCGACTTCCTGTGACGACTTTGGCCTCACTCTGTCCATCAAAAAGACAGAGGTGCTAGTAATCGGGGGACCCATGCTGAGCCGACCATCCTGATCAGCAACCAAGCACTTAACTCTGTGGACGCCATCAAGTCCGGAGCCCGAGCATGACTAGGAGCGTACCACgtcattagggactttaagcaaatcgctacggctggcgctaatacggctgccggaagtaaatttccccaaaatgagacactgcgcatgtacgtcggtgtcacaaaattcctttttcaTTAGTGCTTTGTTTCGTTAGTTCATAGTTTATTCCGCTCGTGTTAA containing:
- the LOC138005077 gene encoding beta-1,4-galactosyltransferase galt-1-like, with translation MCRLLRNCHSFPLTRNVITFLFILVLAVFILAWRFDLYTIQVIQSQKSEVVVRASFRPVETFPVISSTVEQHVSNTQLQERNDDRQESSNHYDKDDSVTVASPKNRETDKEKQRLPPCVNRHEKSRFRELSKGVLVFSVWFDHRKAQPFIRILLLLSRRKSLPLLTCTFESASRQTIFKSGTVFYEHKQNHYKKYGGFIASCIVPRELERIPCSVNVSITLSTPGKNVRNTLAFPVGPTDRIEDTNGTKYGICIPPVHGNVSVVKIIELIELTTILGASHFTFYDLAMTETVRNVLRHYENKGLVSVLEWNLPEYIGNNDLHYHGQVLSIMDCLYRSMRDLRFVAFHDLDEFIVPLRHDNMNSLLQEIHKDQHCGHCFESVVFDPSTNQESTKISPLITQRIFYRTNQANPRWTKCVVDPQKIFEQGIHHISKSLDDYYDSDKVDWDIARVFHYRKCHDSRALTQLTCPTGFQVDKTMQKFGSELMHNFRMALNATN